ATGTTAATACGACACCGTAGGTTTACGATGAGGAGCCGTCCCCTCTGGTTTTGTCTCACCACAGACCCACGTTGACGTGTGTGACAGGGACGTACTTTGACTTGAGCGGCAAAATCTACAAGCATGCATCAACACAACTCCATGCCTGCATGCACACCCATATTACCACCCCCAGATACTTCCCCCAGAAACACCCCACCCTCTCCCAAAgccgccccccctctcccacagcccccccccctccctcacagaccccctcctcccccagacccccctcccccacagacacccccccccataGACACCCCCATCCCCCACGCACCCCTTCATCGTCGTCCTCGCTCTTCATCTTGTCGGCGATGTAGCGCACGCcgtccaccgcctcctccatgTCCATGTTGCACCGCAGCGTGGTGCGCTGGCGGACTTCGCTGCTCTCCGACAGGTTGTTGACCCGCCAGCCGAAGCGCTTGGCCGACTCCTCGTTGACAtagaaggaggaggcggcgtCCGACACcaggcccccgcccccccctccggccccgcccccccgctggTTCTTCCGCGGCTCCCCCGAGAAGGTCTGCTGCTGGTGCTTCTTGCGGAAGCGCTCCCGGATGTTGGAGCTGCCGGGCCGCCGCATGAACAGGAAGTAGGGCAGGCTGTGGATGAAGATGCGCTTGACCCACACGGGCATGCTGTGGGTGCTGGGGGAGCGGTGGTGCACGTTGAGCACGCACACGCTGGTGACGATGGAGAAGGTGACCAGCACCATGGTGAACATCAGGTACTTCCCTATCAGCGGCACTGCCAGGGAGGTGGGCGGGACGATCTTGGAGATCAGCAGCAGGAACACGGTGAGCGCCAGCAGCACGGAGATGCACAGCGTGATTTTTTCCCCGCAGTCGGACGGCAGGTAGAAAACCAGGATGGCCAGCGAGGTGATGAGCACGCAGGGGATGATCAGGTTGATGGTGTAGAAGAGCGGCTTGCGCTTGATGATGAAGTCGTAGGTGATGTCCAGGTAGGTGATGTCCTGGGGGTCCTCGTTCTTGCGGCCCGGCAGCGAAATTATGTCCCACTCGCCGCTGGGCTTGAAGTCGTCCAGGTTGGCGAAGTCGCTCTCCAGCATGAGGTCGATCTCCGTGTGGTCGTAGGTCCACGAGCGGAACTTTAGCGTGCAGTTTTGCTGGTCGAAGGGGAAGTCGCGCACCTCAATCTTGCAGGCTGACTTGTAGATGGCGGGCGGCAGCCAGCTAACCTCCCCGTTGTAGGAGACCACGGCGTTGCAGTAGAAGGATACCTCGTAGTTCCCGTCAGCGCTGGGGGGGAACATCAGGAGAAAGGAGGAATCAGAGTCAAGTACTGCTgacaaaatacagaaaaaatgCACACAACCTGAATTGATTTAAACCCTCAAGAACCTTTGGTATTTTTTAAACAATCAAAGGAATTTCAGTCGGAAActttaatgtcaaaatatgaATTTTCTGAAGAAACTGTGTGTGGTTGCACGAGCCAACTCATCGTATAAACTATTTTCCATAAGCATGCTAACATTGCTATTCCAAGGAACGCTAATAAGAGAAAACAGTAGCAATCATGCTAGGTTTCAAGTCCCTGGGCCATTTTTGTAGACTGTGATTGAATAATGGCGCTGATCGTTTGACCTTTACTCAGAGTTATAGGACCTCCTGTGGTCAATGTGAAACATTACTTTTTGGAGACCTGTTTCTTTAAAGTGTACCAACTAACAACTTTGATTTGTTCACCTTTTGAGTGGTTAAAGTCAGCATTTCTTCCCCATTGACTGCTTGGTGAGAACCATGACCTAAATGGTATGTACTTAAAAGGCTTACCAAATCTGAGCTACTCTGAAGCGTGTTCTGATTGTTTGAATTGTTTGATCATTTGGATAATTGAATTTTTGCATAGCTTGGCCATATTTAACAGAAGGTAGAGCAAGGTTTAGCGCGCCATCGGTTAAAGAGGTACCAAACAAACCCTACCCTTACATCCGGTTTCAATATTCATACTCAGACACCTCCAACGTGGTCACATTTGGAGTAAGTACCGTAAGTCAGGCTTTAATTATGAAGCACTTTGCTAAACCAATAACTGATGATTTTTTTAGAGTTTTAATTTGAGGATTTTGGTTGATTTGTTGCCCCATTTTCCAGATCAAATATAATAAGATAAAAAGCCGATCCAAAGGCCGGATCCAGGAGAGGACCCAGAGggcacctcccctcccccccatgtcTTCCGCCAGCCAACCGACCCCAAATCTGCTGAGATTagacttttatgtttttctttcttatttttttcttcttctcctcaccAGAGCGGCAGATGATGCATTATACATCCACACACCATCAATTATGGAGCGGCTGCGGAATACAGCCAGTCACACGCGCTCTCTAATGCACCTGGCCTTGGCTGCACTGACTGCTACACGGAGCAATGCCTACCGTCGtctcaccaccacccacccctcccctacAACCCCGGACTACACCTAGAGGTCTTTAGCTCTCTGAAGAAGTCATGAAGCCTCTCATGTAGGTCTTGATCTAGAGGCTGTTTTAGCTCATGTGCCCTGCGCTAAACAGTTAAAGGTTCTGCTCATTCTAAAGGTTGTCTCCTCGCTGTAGGTTCACTCCACCACAGAGTAAACCATCGTCCACCAGGGCAAACCCGTCCGAATACTTAGAAGGGCAGGGAACGATAGGAAAGATACACAGGACGGACAGAGCTGTCCGTCTGTGTATATCATCTCTTCCCCTTATGGATAGGGAAATATTGAGTTCAATTAACCATTTAGTCCCTGTGACTATGCCTCCTGTGTGAAAATGGGTTTCACAAACTTCCCCTCTTGCTCCAGCTGTGACTGCATCAGCTCTGTTGTCGCTATAATTGTGGAGAGCTGCACAGCTCTGTCTAAATTTTAGTTTTGAACCTttcaatttattttcaaatctTTATCGGTATTCCTGAACCCTGACTTCATGTCCATTTTTACATGATACATGTTTGTCCTCAATATGGATGGACTGTCAATGTCAATGTTTAAGTCCAAATATGTGTTGAGGTAGAATCGCTATACCTAAGTCAATTTAATAATCAGATTAGATAATAGTGACTTAAATCCTTCAATCTAAGTAAGAGGGGAAAGGGAACGGGCCGGGGCTGTGGGTCATatcagagggtgtgtgtgtcggccagGGTCACCATCGATCCCTCTCATTAATTCCAGAAATTCCAAATAAAAAAGTGTGTTCAACAAAAGGTAGACAGCACTCTAATATATGACATGTATTAACCCAAACAACAATACagaagcctgtgtgtgtttataaatcAATCTGCACGCAACTATACAAacaaactccacacacacatacacacactccacacaaacacacacacacgcacacacacacacacacacacacacacacacacaaacgtatacacacacacacacacacacacacacacacacacacacacgtatacacacacacacacacacacacacactacacacattcaacacatacacatatacacacaaacacactacacacatttactgtacacagacacacacacacacaatacacacatatactatacacacacacacacactcagacacacaaacacatatacacccacacactaaaaacacacacacacttctctgaTATCTCTTGCTTGCAAATTCCTTCAACTCCAGATCCAtttgatctctctctgtctccctctttcctgCGTACAGTCAGAGCCTTCTCCACCTGTGGTCGGGATCGTAGCGTGGCAGTCTCACTGTTCTCCCTGGCCTCTGCTGAGCTCAGGGTTGATCCACTGGGATGTGAACGGTCAGTTTGTGGCTACAGTCTCACTGCTGAGTCTGTCCACTCACCCTCTACGTGATTTAGAGCGTCTGAGCACCTCTGCCAAATGCCAGCAAAGGATTTGGGTTCATTATCACAAGTGatagtgtgtgcgtatgtgtgtgtgtgtgtgtgtgtgtgtgtgtgtgtgtgtgtgtgtgtgtgtgtgtgtgtgtgtgtgtgtgtgtgtgtgtgtgtgtgtgtgtgtgtgtgtgtgtgtgtgtgtgtttcacataCTTGTTGTAGAGGACGATGTCTGGAAGCCAAATGTGTTGTGCCGGAAGACGGATTTTCTTGATGCCTTGGTACTCATCTGGTTCCCACATCAGCCTGTAGTCGTGCCATATCTACAGTAACACAACATCAACCTGTAGCCATGCCATATCTACAGTAACCCAACATAAACCTGTAGTGGTGCCATATCTACAGGAACACAACATCAGCCTGTAGTCAGGCTATATCTATAGATACAGTATATAGTATGTTAGCTTATGCAGCAACCAGTTCATGTGGTAATTTATGTAATTTGTCCATGTAAATTGTCGTTAATATTATTCTGTCAATTGTTCATGTGAAAGATCTTGGGGGGCATGAGAAAGAAACCCAGATGAGGATATCTGATGTAATCCAGTCAGTCAGCAGGAAGTTAGTGAAGCAAGAAAGTAAATAAGCAATTCAGCA
The DNA window shown above is from Gadus chalcogrammus isolate NIFS_2021 chromosome 10, NIFS_Gcha_1.0, whole genome shotgun sequence and carries:
- the LOC130390590 gene encoding neuronal acetylcholine receptor subunit beta-2-like, with translation MAVPVKKAFTLLVITVATALGSDVEERLVNRLLSPDRYNKLIRPAVNKSQQVTIYIRASLAQLISVNEREQIMTTNCWLSQIWHDYRLMWEPDEYQGIKKIRLPAQHIWLPDIVLYNNADGNYEVSFYCNAVVSYNGEVSWLPPAIYKSACKIEVRDFPFDQQNCTLKFRSWTYDHTEIDLMLESDFANLDDFKPSGEWDIISLPGRKNEDPQDITYLDITYDFIIKRKPLFYTINLIIPCVLITSLAILVFYLPSDCGEKITLCISVLLALTVFLLLISKIVPPTSLAVPLIGKYLMFTMVLVTFSIVTSVCVLNVHHRSPSTHSMPVWVKRIFIHSLPYFLFMRRPGSSNIRERFRKKHQQQTFSGEPRKNQRGGGAGGGGGGLVSDAASSFYVNEESAKRFGWRVNNLSESSEVRQRTTLRCNMDMEEAVDGVRYIADKMKSEDDDEGIIEDWKYVAMVVDRLFLWIFVLVCVTGTMGLFMQPLFQSYNAPTPDDLEMN